DNA sequence from the Malus domestica chromosome 11, GDT2T_hap1 genome:
CTAAGTACCAAACCCTATTGGTTTTAACATTTTAGGTTTGCAAAGAGAAAATTGGATGAGTATGCTTTCCTCGGGAATCGACTTAATGTATCATATGCTCCTGAATTTGAGACCCTTTCTGATACAAAGGATAAGCTGGAAAGCAGGACAAGAGAAGTTCTAGGACGATTGAACCGTATGTTCTTTTGTAGTCATGTGACCAATTGATTTAAACTTATCATATCTCCCAGAAACatgatatatttatttatgatttCAGCCAGAAGATCTAAGGGGTCTACAGTCAATAAGTCCGGTGCTTCGACTGACCCTTCTTTGCGTGCAATTCCCACTCAGATTGATTGCTTTCCCCAGCATGTAAACTCAAGTCAAAGGTATTGCGAACTTTGAATTGGAAAATTGCTCTTCTTGTCACGGACACAAAACGCATTTGAACCTTGGTGTTCTGAATTGCCTTTCTTTTTCTGGTTAGGGACTCTGGAGAATCACAACTTGCTTCACACGTTACTAACCCTCCTCTTTCAAGAGTTTCCTCTGATCAGGTTtgttattattttcaaatgattacctttaggcctcgtttggtgtCTAGATTGGATTGGAATAAATAACCCACTATGTTCACAGTATATTGAAGGTAGAGgtgaataatttttcttttcgtGGGGATTAAACGTGAAGGAAACTTATCCCTTCTATACCTACCATTTTTGGGCAGATTGGTCGGGATAAGTTTCCTTAATGAGTCATTTCATATTCTACCTTCAAGTCAGacacaatttttttcatttctccaCTCAACATATCTTGAATATAAAGGGTTATCCATTCCAATACAATCGTAGATGCCAAACGAGACCTTAATCTTATGCTACTTTTGTTGTGTTAACTGGTTAAACTGACATTTGATCCGCTGTAATTCATTGAAGGAGTATTTTCCTTCCCAATCTATGAATCAGACCGTCAAGATGGTGAGGGAGAAGCTCAATAAGGTGATAACATCAATTGCATGTGTTTTTTCTTCGACCTTTGTTCTGGGTTTTGTAAAATGTAATGCATTTTCTCCTCTACCAGGTTCAGTCAAGTAGTGAGCATCTGCAAGATGAGCGTGCATCCAAGAAAACACGGGTGGACAATCGAAGGAGAATttaatgatgattttttttttcagagaaACCCTAGAGGATCGAGAAATTGTCCTCTCAGTCTCATATGGCTATCATCAAATTGTGCAAATCAGATCGCAAGAATTTTGTAGGACGGTCCTAAAACTGATTGATACTGGTGTGGTACGACCTTCTACTCAGAGTGCGCCATATATTTGTAAGACAGACCTACAAGTTTACTTGCCATGTAAACTACGTTGAGTAGCAATTTTAATAGATAATATTGTAAATGCTACCTGTTTTGTAAGGGACAAAAAATTCCCATCTATTACTGCAGCATAAATGAAAGAATTCGACAAAACGTA
Encoded proteins:
- the LOC103448373 gene encoding uncharacterized protein — its product is MPRYKDEPPAVRVYTVCDESRYLIVRNVPSLGCGNDLLKLFASYGEVEECKPMDEADCDQFTDVYWIKFRLVTNARFAKRKLDEYAFLGNRLNVSYAPEFETLSDTKDKLESRTREVLGRLNPRRSKGSTVNKSGASTDPSLRAIPTQIDCFPQHVNSSQRDSGESQLASHVTNPPLSRVSSDQEYFPSQSMNQTVKMVREKLNKVQSSSEHLQDERASKKTRVDNRRRI